The Elgaria multicarinata webbii isolate HBS135686 ecotype San Diego chromosome 1, rElgMul1.1.pri, whole genome shotgun sequence genome has a window encoding:
- the ANKMY2 gene encoding ankyrin repeat and MYND domain-containing protein 2 yields MAPPKKGDLSEEEQELLEVIGKGNTEESARLLGSKNVRVNCLDEHGMTPLMHAAYKGKVDVCKLLLRHGADVNCNEHEHGYTALMFAGLSGNKEITWMMLEAGAETDVINSVGRTAAQMAAFVGQHDCVTVINNFFPRERLDYYTKPQGLDKEPKLPVRLAGPLHKIITTTNLHPVKIVLLVKENPLLAEVEAMQKCYKVLDLICEKCMKQKDMNEVLAVKMHYISCIFQKCILFLKEREDKLDGLLKSLLKGRDTDGFPLYQEKLIRECIRKFPYCEATLLQQLVRSIAPVEIGSDPTAFSVLTQAITGQVGFVEAEFCTTCGEKGAAKRCSVCKMVIYCDQNCQKMHWFTHKKACKTLKDAHEKQELEAAKEKKQQERKQKREAAQAAEPTLTSEEQLISEAGDNKEVELKCAGDSTEEMISNEETSAPAPQADKVLEGETQLADIVIEKAQESEE; encoded by the exons CACGGCATGACCCCTCTTATGCACGCAGCATACAAAGGGAAAGTTGACGTATGCAAACTCCTGTTGCGACATGGAGCTGACGTAAACTGCAACGAACACGAGCATGGATATACTGCCCTGATGTTTGCTGGGCTCTCGG GCAACAAAGAAATTACGTGGATGATGTTAGAGGCAGGAGCAGAGACGGATGTCATCAACTCTGTTGGGAGGACAGCAGCTCAGATGGCTGCCTTTGTGG GTCAACATGACTGTGTAACTGTTATCAACAACTTCTTTCCTCGGGAAAGGCTAGACTACTATACGAAACCACAAGGACTAGACAAAGAACCCAAACTGCCTGTGAGGTTAGCTGGGCCTCTGCATAAGATCATTACAACTACCAATTTGCATCCTGTTAAG ATAGTGTTGCTAGTGAAAGAAAATCCTCTTCTGGCAGAAGTCGAAGCAATGCAGAAATGCTACAAAGTATTGGATCTGATTTGTGAGAAGTGCATGAAACAGAAAGATATGAATGAAGTCCTGGCAGTGAAAATGCACTATATTAGTTGCATTTTCCAGAAATGTATCCTTTTCCTTAAGGAGCGAGAGGATAAATTGGACGGATTACTCAAAAG CCTACTAAAAGGCAGAGATACAGATGGCTTTCCGTTATATCAAGAGAAGCTCATCAGAGAATGCATCCGAAAGTTTCCTTACTGTGAAGCAACCTTGCTCCAGCAACTTGTGAGAAGCATTGCTCCAGTTGAAATT GGCTCTGATCCTACAGCATTCTCTGTACTTACACAAGCCATTACTGGCCAAGTGGGCTTTGTGGAGGCTGAATTTTGTACAACGTGTGGGGAAAAAGGTGCAGCCAAAAGATGTTCCGTATGCAAAATG GTGATCTACTGTGATCAGAACTGCCAGAAAATGCACTGGTTTACACACAAGAAAGCATGCAAGACACTGAAGGATGCCCATGAGAAGCAGGAGTTGGAAGCTGCCAAAGAAAAAAAGCaacaagaaagaaagcaaaagagag AGGCAGCACAAGCAGCAGAACCTACTTTAACAAGTGAAGAACAGTTGATCTCTGAAGCCGGAGATAATAAGGAAGTGGAACTAAAATGTGCGGGAGACAGCACTGAAGAGATGATTTCTAACGAGGAGACATCTGCACCAGCTCCTCAAGCTGACAAAGTCCTTGAAGGAGAGACCCAATTAGCAGACATAGTTATTGAAAAAGCACAAGAGTCTGAGGAGTAA